A genomic segment from Ramlibacter agri encodes:
- a CDS encoding Bug family tripartite tricarboxylate transporter substrate binding protein has product MIDSVPFTRREALVALAAVLPTAHAQTADYPGKPVRVLVAFTAGGTTDILARAVCQKLTERYKQPFVVDNKPGAGGNLGTEIAARAAPDGYTLIVDSVGPIAVNPTLYKKLAINPLVDLVPVVQIADVPNVLVVHPAIPAQTLEEFVAYAKANPGKLNYSSTGIGTSSHLSGFMLSQRSGADTTHVPYKGADALKDLLAGRVQFMVATIPSVIQHIQAGSLRALAVSSSRPSRSLPGVPTVAERGFPGFEAGSWFGFFAPKGTPETVIAELNKAVNDALPAMEAQMVREGADPVGGSPAQFAGFVRKEYEKWKVIVQESKATAE; this is encoded by the coding sequence ATGATCGATTCGGTTCCCTTCACCCGCCGCGAAGCGCTCGTTGCGCTCGCTGCCGTCCTGCCCACTGCCCACGCGCAGACGGCCGACTACCCCGGCAAGCCCGTCCGCGTCCTGGTCGCCTTCACCGCCGGCGGCACCACCGACATCCTGGCGCGGGCCGTCTGCCAGAAGCTCACGGAGCGCTACAAGCAGCCCTTCGTCGTCGACAACAAGCCGGGCGCCGGCGGCAACCTCGGCACCGAAATCGCGGCGCGCGCCGCGCCCGACGGCTACACGCTGATCGTCGATTCGGTCGGGCCGATCGCGGTGAATCCCACGCTTTACAAGAAGCTCGCGATCAACCCGCTGGTCGACCTGGTGCCGGTGGTGCAGATCGCCGACGTGCCCAACGTGCTGGTCGTGCACCCGGCGATCCCGGCGCAGACGCTGGAGGAATTCGTCGCCTATGCGAAGGCGAACCCGGGCAAGCTCAATTACAGCTCCACCGGCATCGGCACCTCGTCGCATCTTTCGGGCTTCATGCTCAGCCAGCGCAGCGGCGCCGACACCACGCACGTTCCGTACAAGGGCGCCGACGCGCTGAAGGACCTGCTGGCCGGCCGCGTGCAGTTCATGGTCGCCACCATTCCCTCGGTGATCCAGCACATCCAGGCCGGCAGCCTGCGTGCACTGGCCGTGTCCAGCAGCCGGCCTTCGCGCTCGCTGCCCGGCGTGCCCACGGTGGCGGAGCGGGGCTTCCCCGGTTTCGAGGCCGGTTCCTGGTTCGGCTTCTTCGCGCCCAAGGGCACGCCGGAGACCGTGATCGCCGAACTGAACAAGGCCGTCAACGACGCGCTGCCCGCCATGGAGGCGCAGATGGTGCGCGAAGGCGCCGACCCGGTGGGCGGCTCGCCCGCCCAGTTCGCCGGCTTCGTGCGCAAGGAGTACGAGAAATGGAAAGTGATCGTGCAGGAGTCCAAGGCGACGGCGGAATGA
- a CDS encoding thiamine pyrophosphate-binding protein, whose protein sequence is MAKMKGGELIADYLVQEEVPYIFGICGHGNVGILDALYERRDRIKLISPRHEQCAGHMADAYFRVKHKPVATLTSTGPGSANLVMAAITALSDSSAFLAITSNVPTSQHNRAPFQELYKHNQADFAQVMRPVTKRAFQPTRVDMLPLALRQAMDTMVTGRPGPVNLDIPYNVYQEEADVELPPRAHVHGRHRPGASEADIAAALDLLAAARKPVIFIGHGATLSEAGPEITELADRLQIPVITSPNGMGCIRGDHALALGFIGRNGAYPANEAGRRSDLVLTLGTRFDDRSASSWHAGYSWNFPQTKLVHVDIDPQELGRNYAPDLGVIADVKVFTRQLLNASAARPEIEAKRYAPWLDQVRGWQAEWEAFVRPHFEDSTSPLRPEFVVGTLQKLLPEDVILSLDSGVHHNWFMQFWQARRPQSMLNSWGYSSMGFGVCGVLGAQLAAPGRPCVAVVGDGGFTMAPYVLCTAVEYNLPVVWIVWNNFAWGAIRDLQYGLFDGREIGTAFYHGATGEPYNPDFAAWARACGADGMTVKRPQDLGAAVQQALKNKRPCVIDVHVDADVRPPSTGTWQLPPIPYKEPAYGKPFKA, encoded by the coding sequence ATGGCCAAGATGAAGGGCGGCGAGCTGATCGCCGACTACCTGGTGCAGGAGGAGGTTCCGTACATCTTCGGCATCTGCGGGCATGGCAACGTCGGCATCCTCGACGCGCTGTACGAGCGGCGCGACCGCATCAAGCTCATCTCGCCGCGGCACGAGCAGTGCGCCGGCCACATGGCCGACGCCTACTTCCGCGTCAAGCACAAGCCGGTGGCGACGCTCACGTCCACCGGGCCGGGCTCGGCCAATCTGGTGATGGCGGCGATCACGGCGCTATCGGACTCCTCGGCCTTCCTGGCGATCACGTCCAACGTGCCGACCTCGCAGCACAACCGCGCGCCCTTCCAGGAGCTGTACAAGCACAACCAGGCGGACTTCGCGCAGGTGATGCGACCGGTGACCAAGCGCGCCTTCCAGCCGACGCGCGTCGACATGCTGCCGCTGGCCCTGCGCCAGGCGATGGACACCATGGTCACCGGCCGGCCCGGGCCGGTGAACCTGGACATCCCCTACAACGTATACCAGGAGGAGGCGGACGTCGAACTGCCGCCGCGCGCGCACGTGCATGGCCGGCACCGGCCCGGCGCCAGCGAGGCCGACATCGCCGCCGCATTGGATCTATTGGCGGCCGCGCGCAAGCCGGTCATCTTCATCGGCCATGGCGCCACGCTGTCCGAAGCCGGGCCCGAGATCACGGAGCTGGCCGATCGCCTGCAAATCCCCGTGATCACCTCGCCCAACGGCATGGGCTGCATTCGCGGCGACCACGCGCTGGCGCTGGGCTTCATCGGCCGCAACGGCGCCTATCCCGCCAACGAGGCGGGACGCCGCAGCGACCTGGTGCTGACCCTGGGCACGCGCTTCGACGACCGCTCCGCATCGAGCTGGCACGCGGGCTATTCGTGGAACTTCCCGCAGACGAAGCTGGTGCACGTGGACATCGACCCGCAGGAGCTGGGGCGCAACTACGCGCCAGACCTGGGCGTGATCGCCGACGTCAAGGTGTTCACGCGGCAACTGCTGAACGCATCGGCAGCGCGGCCCGAGATCGAAGCGAAGCGCTACGCGCCCTGGCTGGACCAGGTGCGCGGCTGGCAAGCCGAGTGGGAAGCCTTCGTGCGGCCGCACTTCGAGGATTCCACCAGCCCGCTGCGGCCGGAGTTCGTGGTCGGCACCTTGCAGAAGCTGCTGCCCGAGGACGTGATCCTGTCGCTGGACTCGGGTGTGCACCACAACTGGTTCATGCAGTTCTGGCAAGCGCGCAGGCCGCAGAGCATGTTGAACAGCTGGGGCTATTCCTCCATGGGCTTCGGCGTCTGCGGCGTGCTGGGCGCGCAGCTTGCCGCGCCCGGCCGGCCCTGCGTGGCCGTGGTCGGCGATGGCGGCTTCACGATGGCGCCTTACGTGCTTTGCACGGCGGTCGAATACAACCTGCCGGTCGTCTGGATCGTCTGGAACAACTTCGCCTGGGGCGCCATCCGCGACCTGCAGTACGGCTTGTTCGACGGCCGCGAGATCGGCACGGCCTTCTATCACGGTGCCACCGGCGAGCCCTACAACCCGGACTTCGCGGCCTGGGCCCGCGCCTGCGGCGCCGACGGCATGACGGTGAAGCGCCCGCAGGACCTGGGCGCGGCCGTGCAGCAGGCCTTGAAGAACAAGCGGCCCTGCGTGATCGACGTGCACGTGGACGCCGACGTGCGTCCGCCTTCGACCGGCACCTGGCAGCTGCCACCCATCCCCTACAAAGAGCCGGCCTACGGCAAACCCTTCAAGGCATGA
- a CDS encoding FAD-dependent oxidoreductase, producing MSGTAWDVIVVGGGGAGLAAAIEARAAGATVLLLEKNPRLGGSTSWSIGSITSTQTPHQRRKGIVDSPAEHWADMPGFNGELDPRDNPALRRVLCEGIPDTFQWLLESGVRFMGPMPEPPHRQPRMHNVLPNSRAFIYHLERRARAEGVAIRCDARVVRLLQEEGRVTGVLMRNAGDAEELRARRAVVLAAGDFTSSPELKARFMGEVEAQVGGVNATATGDGQQLAEALGARIVNGDLALGPELRFIPPQRETLLRRLPPWRWLASGMAWAIEFLPAAILRPFVMQFVTTALAPSPALFDAGARLVNARGERFCDERDRPAYRVPMQPGGQAWIVLDAKLAARFSAWPNFVSTAPGVAYAYVPDYLRNRPDVTVCEVSLPALAGRLGMDVAALARSLRDGDVPPLGEGPYVVLGPVRSVFVHAEGGLMVDLQHRVLDANDKPIPGLYAAGSTGQGGLLLKGHGHHLAWAFVSGRRAGRNAAAKPG from the coding sequence TTGAGCGGCACGGCCTGGGACGTCATCGTTGTCGGCGGTGGCGGCGCCGGGCTGGCCGCTGCCATCGAGGCGCGCGCGGCCGGCGCCACCGTGCTGCTGCTGGAGAAGAACCCGCGCCTGGGTGGCTCGACGTCCTGGTCCATCGGTTCCATCACGTCCACGCAGACACCGCACCAGCGCCGCAAGGGCATCGTCGATTCGCCGGCGGAGCACTGGGCCGACATGCCCGGCTTCAACGGTGAGCTCGATCCGCGCGACAACCCGGCGCTGCGACGCGTGCTGTGCGAAGGCATCCCCGACACTTTCCAGTGGCTGCTGGAGTCCGGCGTGCGCTTCATGGGGCCGATGCCCGAGCCGCCGCACCGCCAGCCGCGCATGCACAACGTGCTGCCCAATTCGCGGGCCTTCATCTACCACCTGGAGCGGCGCGCGCGGGCCGAAGGCGTGGCGATCCGCTGCGATGCGCGCGTGGTGCGGCTGCTGCAGGAGGAGGGACGCGTCACCGGCGTCCTGATGCGCAATGCCGGTGATGCCGAGGAACTGCGGGCGCGCCGCGCCGTGGTGCTCGCCGCCGGCGACTTCACCAGCAGCCCGGAGCTGAAGGCGCGCTTCATGGGCGAGGTCGAAGCGCAGGTGGGCGGAGTCAACGCCACGGCCACCGGCGACGGCCAGCAGCTGGCCGAGGCGCTGGGCGCGCGCATCGTCAACGGCGACCTGGCGCTGGGGCCGGAGCTGCGCTTCATCCCGCCGCAGCGCGAGACCCTGCTGCGGCGCCTGCCGCCCTGGCGCTGGCTCGCGAGCGGCATGGCCTGGGCCATCGAGTTCCTGCCGGCCGCGATCCTGCGGCCTTTCGTGATGCAGTTCGTGACGACGGCGCTGGCGCCTTCGCCCGCCTTGTTCGACGCGGGGGCGCGGCTGGTCAATGCGCGCGGGGAGCGCTTCTGCGACGAACGCGACCGCCCGGCGTATCGCGTGCCCATGCAGCCGGGTGGACAAGCCTGGATCGTGCTGGATGCGAAGCTGGCGGCTCGCTTCTCCGCCTGGCCGAACTTCGTTTCCACCGCACCGGGCGTGGCCTATGCGTACGTGCCCGACTACCTGCGCAACCGGCCAGACGTGACCGTGTGCGAGGTGAGCCTGCCGGCGCTGGCCGGCCGGCTGGGGATGGACGTCGCGGCGCTGGCGCGCAGCCTGCGCGATGGCGACGTGCCGCCGCTGGGCGAGGGGCCTTATGTGGTGCTGGGGCCGGTGCGCTCGGTGTTCGTGCATGCCGAGGGCGGGCTGATGGTGGACCTGCAGCATCGCGTGCTGGACGCGAATGACAAGCCGATTCCCGGCCTGTATGCAGCGGGTTCGACCGGGCAGGGCGGCTTGCTGCTGAAAGGGCACGGCCATCATCTCGCCTGGGCGTTCGTGTCGGGGCGCAGAGCAGGAAGGAACGCGGCAGCGAAGCCCGGTTAA
- a CDS encoding class II aldolase/adducin family protein: MKRPGVLDIPSMRGRCSEAEWQARVDLAACYRLVDLYGMSDMMANHISMRVPDEEGAFLINPYGMMYEEITASCLIKVDIEGNILSKPDFGALNYGINRAGYVIHSAIHEARPEVGCIIHTHSWASMAVSALDCGLLPITQTAMRFLKIGYHEYEGVVLDESEKASLIADLGQGEALMLRNHGALVVGKTAGECFNWTHRLELACRSQIAAMSCETKLRAVPPEVLEETWNNYQPGTRRPYGLMEWPALLRKLERMDPGFRE; encoded by the coding sequence ATGAAAAGACCCGGCGTACTGGACATCCCTTCCATGAGGGGCCGCTGTTCCGAGGCCGAATGGCAGGCGCGCGTCGACCTGGCCGCCTGCTACCGGCTGGTGGACCTGTACGGCATGTCGGACATGATGGCCAACCACATCTCCATGCGCGTGCCGGACGAGGAGGGCGCCTTCCTCATCAACCCCTACGGGATGATGTACGAGGAGATCACGGCCTCCTGCCTGATCAAGGTGGACATCGAGGGCAACATCCTGTCGAAGCCGGACTTCGGCGCGCTGAACTACGGCATCAACCGCGCCGGCTACGTGATCCACAGCGCCATCCACGAAGCGCGGCCGGAAGTGGGCTGCATCATCCACACGCACAGCTGGGCATCGATGGCGGTGTCGGCGCTCGATTGCGGGCTGCTGCCGATCACGCAGACCGCCATGCGCTTCCTGAAGATCGGCTACCACGAGTACGAAGGCGTGGTGCTGGACGAATCCGAGAAGGCCTCGCTGATCGCCGACCTGGGCCAGGGCGAGGCGCTGATGCTGCGCAACCACGGCGCGCTGGTGGTGGGCAAGACTGCGGGCGAGTGCTTCAACTGGACGCACCGGCTGGAGCTGGCCTGCCGCTCGCAGATCGCCGCGATGTCCTGCGAGACGAAGTTGCGCGCCGTGCCGCCCGAGGTGCTGGAAGAGACCTGGAACAACTACCAGCCGGGGACGCGGCGGCCGTATGGGCTGATGGAATGGCCGGCGTTGCTGCGGAAGCTGGAGCGGATGGATCCGGGCTTCCGCGAGTAG
- a CDS encoding SDR family NAD(P)-dependent oxidoreductase, whose protein sequence is MNDMDKKIALVFGGTRGIGAACVRRLVADGYAVAYTFVSTADGPAGTRGYQADIRDAARVAEVFAAVKRDLGGAPHCVVANAGINVPPAPMAQFDPDNFRQLVETNIVGAFNVLSAAAREVADGGSIVALTTSMVRHAVPGGGPYTASKAAVEGMARSMAKELAARKVRVNCVAPGPVDTDLFRAGKTDEAKARSAAMSPFNRIGTPEEVAQVVGFLASDAASWVHGQVVQPNGGMV, encoded by the coding sequence ATGAACGACATGGACAAGAAGATCGCCCTCGTCTTCGGCGGCACCCGCGGCATCGGTGCGGCCTGCGTGCGCCGCCTGGTGGCGGATGGCTACGCCGTCGCCTACACCTTCGTCTCCACGGCGGACGGCCCGGCGGGCACGCGCGGCTACCAGGCCGACATCCGTGATGCCGCGCGGGTGGCCGAGGTGTTCGCCGCGGTGAAGCGCGACCTCGGCGGCGCACCGCATTGCGTAGTGGCCAACGCGGGCATCAACGTGCCACCGGCGCCGATGGCGCAGTTCGACCCGGACAACTTCCGCCAGCTGGTGGAGACCAACATCGTCGGCGCCTTCAACGTGCTGTCGGCGGCGGCGCGCGAGGTGGCCGATGGCGGCAGCATCGTCGCGCTCACCACCTCGATGGTGCGGCATGCGGTGCCAGGTGGCGGTCCGTACACCGCGAGCAAGGCCGCCGTGGAAGGCATGGCCCGCTCGATGGCGAAGGAGCTGGCGGCGCGCAAGGTGCGCGTGAATTGCGTGGCGCCCGGCCCGGTGGACACCGACCTGTTCCGCGCCGGCAAGACCGACGAGGCCAAGGCGCGCTCGGCCGCCATGAGTCCCTTCAACCGGATCGGCACGCCGGAGGAGGTGGCGCAGGTGGTGGGCTTCCTCGCGTCCGACGCGGCGTCCTGGGTGCATGGCCAGGTAGTGCAACCGAACGGCGGCATGGTTTGA
- a CDS encoding D-2-hydroxyacid dehydrogenase, which produces MTLRILLSAAAAQDLRGAIADVLADRPHVLVTPEQGVEADIAFVTRDVTGLSTKHQVLPDTQRFYDALEASRPLRWLQIHSAGTDRPVYQRLQARGVQLATASGVNALVVTHTALAGVLALARRLPQLWRAQQEQRWASLMADALPRDLEGQHAVLVGWGPIGQRLGPLLQALGLRVTVVRQQDSPVGGGLATVPAARWREVLPQADWLLLACPLTPQTRGMVDAAALALLPRHSYLINVARGELVEEPALVAALQQGRLAGAFLDTFAQEPLPADSPLWSLPNVIATPHSAGLSDGNAARVRRLFLDNLRRWVAGEPLLHLAPD; this is translated from the coding sequence ATGACGCTGCGCATCCTGCTGTCGGCGGCAGCTGCGCAGGACCTGCGCGGCGCGATCGCCGATGTGCTGGCCGACCGGCCGCATGTGCTGGTCACGCCGGAGCAGGGCGTGGAGGCGGACATCGCCTTCGTCACGCGCGACGTCACCGGCCTCTCGACCAAGCACCAGGTGCTGCCGGACACGCAGCGCTTCTACGACGCGCTGGAGGCTTCGCGCCCGCTGCGCTGGCTGCAGATCCACTCGGCCGGCACCGACCGGCCCGTCTACCAGCGGCTGCAGGCGCGCGGCGTGCAGCTGGCCACCGCTTCGGGCGTCAATGCGCTGGTGGTAACGCACACCGCGCTGGCCGGCGTGCTGGCGCTGGCGCGCCGGCTGCCGCAGCTGTGGCGGGCGCAGCAGGAACAGCGCTGGGCCTCGCTGATGGCGGATGCGCTGCCGCGCGACCTGGAAGGCCAGCACGCGGTGCTGGTGGGCTGGGGTCCCATCGGCCAGCGGCTCGGGCCGCTGCTGCAGGCGCTGGGCCTGCGGGTCACCGTCGTGCGGCAGCAGGACAGCCCGGTCGGCGGCGGCCTCGCTACCGTGCCGGCCGCGCGCTGGCGCGAAGTGCTGCCGCAAGCCGACTGGCTGCTGCTGGCCTGCCCGCTGACGCCGCAGACCCGCGGCATGGTGGATGCTGCGGCGCTGGCGCTGCTTCCGCGCCATTCCTATTTGATCAACGTCGCGCGCGGCGAGCTGGTCGAAGAGCCGGCCCTGGTGGCCGCACTGCAGCAAGGCCGGCTGGCCGGCGCCTTTCTCGACACCTTCGCCCAGGAGCCGCTGCCCGCCGATTCACCGCTGTGGAGCCTGCCCAACGTCATCGCCACGCCGCACAGCGCCGGGCTGTCCGACGGCAACGCGGCGCGGGTGCGGCGGCTGTTCCTGGACAACCTGCGGCGCTGGGTGGCGGGCGAGCCGCTGCTGCACCTGGCGCCCGACTGA
- a CDS encoding LysR family transcriptional regulator yields MELRQLRYFARVVELGSMSRAALDLGVVQSALSQQISRLESELSTRLLQRSAKGVTPTEAGLAFFREAQLALRHADAASRAAQESRLSGSVSVGLAPTTASVLGLPLLRAMRERYPDVRLHMVESLSGHLSTMLNQRQLDLAVLFDTNPARRWSVTPLLEEKLFLIQARGAGRELPARIRLKDLRGLPLILPSGGHGLRSTLDAAFRGRLSPDVGAEIDSLTMLMDAVSAGLGATIQPWAALGRFADAPQRFQLAEISDAGARRLNSLCSLSDDELSPAALAVRVVLAACARELVEAGRWGGAKLSHLVS; encoded by the coding sequence ATGGAACTGCGCCAACTCCGCTACTTCGCCCGCGTCGTCGAATTGGGGAGCATGAGCCGCGCGGCGCTGGACCTGGGAGTCGTGCAGTCGGCGCTGAGCCAGCAGATCAGCCGGCTCGAAAGCGAACTCTCCACCCGCCTGCTCCAGCGCAGCGCCAAGGGCGTGACGCCCACCGAAGCGGGCCTGGCCTTCTTCCGCGAGGCGCAGCTGGCCCTGCGCCATGCCGATGCCGCGAGCCGCGCCGCGCAGGAGTCGCGGCTTTCGGGCAGCGTCAGCGTCGGCCTCGCGCCCACCACCGCTTCGGTGCTGGGGTTGCCGCTGCTGCGCGCGATGCGCGAGCGCTACCCGGACGTGCGCCTGCACATGGTCGAAAGCCTCTCGGGCCACCTGTCGACGATGCTGAACCAGCGCCAGCTGGACCTGGCCGTGCTGTTCGACACCAACCCGGCGCGGCGCTGGAGCGTCACGCCGCTGCTGGAGGAAAAGCTGTTCCTGATCCAGGCCCGCGGCGCCGGCCGCGAGCTGCCGGCGCGCATCCGGTTGAAGGACCTGCGCGGCCTGCCGCTGATCCTGCCCAGTGGCGGCCACGGCTTGCGCAGCACCCTGGACGCCGCCTTCCGCGGCCGCCTGAGCCCCGATGTCGGCGCCGAGATCGACTCGCTGACCATGCTGATGGACGCGGTGTCCGCCGGACTGGGCGCCACCATCCAGCCCTGGGCGGCGCTGGGACGCTTTGCCGACGCGCCGCAGCGCTTCCAGCTGGCCGAGATTTCAGACGCCGGCGCCCGCCGCCTCAACTCGCTGTGCAGCCTGTCGGACGACGAGCTCTCGCCGGCGGCGCTGGCCGTGCGCGTGGTGCTGGCTGCCTGTGCCCGCGAACTGGTCGAGGCCGGGCGCTGGGGCGGGGCGAAGCTGAGCCATCTGGTTTCGTGA
- the tcuA gene encoding FAD-dependent tricarballylate dehydrogenase TcuA, translating to MIDVLVIGGGNAALCAALMAREAGASVLLLEASPREWRGGNSQHTRNLRCMHDQPQDVLVDAYPEEEFWQDLRKVTGGLTDEKLARLTIRASSTCRPWMRKHGVRFQPALAGTLHVARTNAFFMGGGKALVNAYYRSAENLGVQVRYDAPVDALEIRDGRFIAAHVGSERIEAKACVLAAGGFESNREWLREAWGQNERGEWPADNFLIRGTRFNQGVLIKHMTQQGADIIGDPTQSHCVAIDARAPLYDGGICTRVDAVSLGVMVNRDGVRFYDEGEDFWPKRYALWGRLVALQPGQIGYCIIDSKAIGRFMPPVFPGVQADSLPELARKLELPEAEFMQTLDAYNAACRVGHFDHTVLDDCHTEGLAPVKSHWARPIDTGPFFGYALRPGITFTYLGLKTNEKAAVHFGGQASENLFVAGEMMAGNVLGKGYTAGVGMSIGTAFGRIAGTEAAHAAGH from the coding sequence ATGATCGATGTCCTGGTAATCGGCGGCGGCAACGCCGCCCTCTGCGCTGCGCTGATGGCCCGGGAGGCCGGCGCCAGCGTTCTCCTGCTGGAGGCCTCGCCGCGCGAATGGCGCGGCGGCAACTCGCAGCACACCCGCAACCTCCGCTGCATGCACGACCAACCACAGGACGTGCTGGTGGACGCCTACCCCGAAGAGGAGTTCTGGCAGGACCTGAGGAAGGTCACCGGCGGCCTCACCGACGAGAAACTGGCGCGCCTGACGATCCGCGCGTCGTCCACCTGCCGGCCCTGGATGCGAAAACATGGGGTGCGCTTCCAGCCGGCGCTGGCCGGCACCTTGCACGTGGCGCGCACCAACGCCTTCTTCATGGGTGGCGGCAAGGCGCTGGTCAACGCCTACTACCGCAGCGCCGAGAACCTGGGCGTGCAGGTGCGCTACGACGCGCCCGTGGATGCACTGGAGATCCGTGACGGCCGCTTCATTGCGGCGCACGTGGGCAGCGAGCGCATCGAGGCCAAGGCCTGCGTGCTGGCGGCCGGCGGCTTCGAGTCCAACCGCGAATGGCTGCGCGAAGCCTGGGGCCAGAACGAGCGCGGTGAATGGCCGGCCGACAACTTCCTGATCCGCGGCACGCGCTTCAACCAGGGCGTGCTGATCAAGCACATGACGCAGCAGGGCGCGGACATCATCGGCGACCCGACCCAATCGCACTGCGTGGCCATCGACGCCCGCGCGCCGCTGTACGACGGCGGCATCTGCACGCGCGTCGATGCGGTCTCGCTGGGCGTGATGGTCAACCGCGACGGCGTCCGCTTCTACGACGAGGGTGAGGACTTCTGGCCCAAGCGCTACGCGCTGTGGGGCCGGCTGGTCGCGCTGCAGCCGGGCCAGATCGGCTACTGCATCATCGACAGCAAGGCCATCGGCCGCTTCATGCCGCCGGTGTTCCCGGGCGTGCAGGCGGACAGCCTGCCGGAACTGGCGCGCAAGCTGGAATTGCCGGAAGCGGAATTCATGCAGACGCTGGACGCGTACAACGCCGCCTGCCGCGTCGGCCACTTCGACCACACGGTGCTGGACGACTGCCACACCGAAGGCCTGGCGCCGGTGAAGTCGCACTGGGCGCGGCCGATCGATACGGGGCCGTTCTTCGGCTATGCGCTGCGGCCCGGCATCACCTTCACCTACCTCGGGCTGAAGACCAATGAGAAGGCTGCCGTCCATTTCGGCGGCCAGGCCAGTGAAAACCTGTTCGTGGCCGGCGAGATGATGGCCGGCAACGTGCTGGGCAAGGGCTACACCGCCGGCGTCGGCATGAGCATAGGCACGGCTTTCGGCCGGATCGCGGGGACGGAGGCGGCGCATGCAGCGGGTCATTGA
- the tcuB gene encoding tricarballylate utilization 4Fe-4S protein TcuB, with the protein MQRVIEIVELARAESEGEVARQMQICNACRYCEGFCAVFPAMTRRLDFTKADIHYLANLCHNCGACLHACQYAPPHEFAVAVPQAMAKVRRETYAAYAWPPSFGALYRHNGLAVALATAGGLALFLVLALALNGTLASGPLAGNFYAVFPHNLMATLFGVVFLYVVLALSLGVAKFWRDVTPGATAPGAAGEATRNALELTYLGGGHGDGCNEEDDRFTLVRRRFHHLTFYGFLLCFAATSVATVYHYAFNWHAPYPFFSLPVLLGTLGGIGLLAGPAGLLWLNLRRHPLEGDVAQRPMDRGFIALLLLTSATGLALLAARGTGAMALLLAVHLGVVMALFLTLPYGKFAHAVYRCAALLKFNIEKRLPSRIALGAD; encoded by the coding sequence ATGCAGCGGGTCATTGAAATCGTCGAACTGGCGCGCGCCGAGAGCGAAGGCGAGGTCGCGCGGCAGATGCAGATCTGCAATGCCTGCCGCTACTGCGAAGGCTTCTGCGCGGTGTTCCCGGCCATGACGCGGCGGCTGGACTTCACGAAGGCCGACATCCACTACCTGGCCAACCTGTGCCACAACTGCGGCGCCTGCCTGCACGCCTGCCAGTACGCGCCGCCGCACGAGTTCGCGGTGGCGGTGCCGCAGGCCATGGCCAAGGTGCGGCGCGAGACCTATGCGGCCTATGCCTGGCCGCCGTCCTTCGGCGCGCTGTACCGGCACAACGGCCTGGCCGTGGCGCTGGCCACCGCCGGCGGCCTGGCGCTTTTCCTGGTGCTGGCGCTTGCCTTGAACGGCACGCTCGCGTCCGGGCCGCTGGCCGGCAACTTCTACGCCGTGTTCCCGCACAACCTGATGGCGACCTTGTTCGGCGTGGTCTTCCTCTATGTGGTGTTGGCGCTGAGCCTGGGCGTGGCGAAGTTCTGGCGCGACGTCACGCCGGGCGCAACGGCGCCGGGCGCCGCCGGCGAGGCGACGCGCAACGCGCTGGAGCTCACGTATCTGGGTGGAGGCCACGGCGACGGCTGCAACGAGGAAGACGATCGCTTCACCCTGGTGCGGCGGCGCTTCCACCACCTCACTTTCTACGGCTTCCTGCTGTGCTTCGCGGCGACCAGCGTGGCGACGGTCTACCACTATGCCTTCAACTGGCACGCGCCTTATCCCTTCTTCAGCCTGCCCGTCCTGCTGGGCACGCTCGGTGGCATCGGACTGCTGGCCGGCCCCGCGGGCCTGCTGTGGCTGAACCTGCGCCGGCATCCGCTGGAAGGCGACGTGGCGCAGCGGCCCATGGACCGGGGCTTCATCGCGCTGCTGCTGCTCACCAGCGCCACCGGCCTGGCCTTGCTGGCCGCGCGTGGCACCGGCGCGATGGCGCTGCTGCTGGCCGTCCATCTCGGGGTTGTCATGGCCTTGTTCCTCACGCTGCCCTATGGCAAGTTCGCGCATGCCGTGTACCGCTGCGCGGCCCTCCTCAAATTCAATATCGAGAAACGGCTGCCGAGCCGCATCGCGCTGGGCGCGGACTGA